Proteins encoded within one genomic window of Cucumis sativus cultivar 9930 chromosome 3, Cucumber_9930_V3, whole genome shotgun sequence:
- the LOC101219528 gene encoding putative expansin-B2, translating to MTHFLFFAALIISLSLAPPSFCFHPKSFNVSKYQSDDSDWSPAVATWYGPPDGAGSDGGSCGYGKAVEQPPFSSFIAAGGPSLYKYGQACGACYQVKCSGEGACSGNPVTVVITDSCPGGSCASDSVHFDLSGTAFGAMAATGRAEELRSLGVLHIQHKRVECNYPGTSINFIVDSGSNSNYFAALIEYEDGDGELGSVELKQGAVDSNSWIPMKQSWGAVWKLDSGSALQAPFSLRLTALDSGKTVVANNVIPAGWQAGKSYRSVVNFDPLK from the exons atgacacattttcttttctttgctgCCCTTATCATCTCTCTTTCACTTGCCCCCCCTTCCTTTTGCTTCCATCCCAAATCCTTTAACGTCTCCAAGTATCAGTCCGATGACTCTGATTGGTCCCCCGCCGTCGCCACTTGGTACGGTCCTCCTGATGGTGCTGGGAGTGATG gaGGCTCATGTGGGTATGGAAAAGCGGTGGAGCAACCGCCATTTTCGTCGTTTATTGCGGCGGGAGGCCCTTCTTTGTACAAATATGGCCAAGCCTGTGGAGCTTGTTATCAGGTGAAATGCTCTGGAGAAGGCGCATGCTCAGGGAATCCAGTGACAGTGGTTATAACTGATAGTTGTCCCGGTGGATCCTGTGCTTCCGACTCCGTCCACTTTGACCTAAGTGGCACTGCTTTTGGTGCTATGGCTGCTACTGGTCGGGCAGAAGAACTACGCAGTCTCGGTGTTTTGCACATTCAACATAAAAG GGTGGAATGCAATTATCCAGGAACGTCGATCAATTTCATCGTTGACTCGGGGTCGAACTCGAACTATTTTGCAGCTCTGATCGAGTATGAGGATGGAGATGGGGAACTTGGTTCAGTGGAGCTGAAACAGGGGGCCGTGGACTCAAACTCATGGATTCCAATGAAGCAGTCATGGGGTGCAGTTTGGAAGCTGGACTCCGGCTCAGCACTTCAAGCACCCTTCTCCCTCAGGCTTACTGCCCTCGACTCCGGCAAGACTGTGGTTGCTAACAACGTAATTCCAGCTGGGTGGCAAGCAGGGAAGAGTTATAGATCAGTAGTCAACTTTGATCCActtaaataa